From the Lathyrus oleraceus cultivar Zhongwan6 chromosome 4, CAAS_Psat_ZW6_1.0, whole genome shotgun sequence genome, one window contains:
- the LOC127137217 gene encoding uncharacterized protein LOC127137217, which produces MRNPTKHTGVREIQTKVERISIHKDLQKFLTSMLKEVDFDVFPDVQTSLAKETNPDGESSEKKPLTIILAPGIAKRLQRRKGKDVMFEDYPSKKIKRKSGGMKSTHPRSSKGQSHVGPARSWSKVDIPTRKRKVVSSSDSEFEVEEDVQDIIPVRRYAPKEPYVVVPEAPLDNVSLHYMKNAERWKYVIQRRITLERELGKDALKCKEVVKLIEVAGLMKTVTKFGLCYEGLVNEFVVTILDGCDDVKSEDYRKMYVRGHVVTFSPAVIKNFMGKTEEPQAELEVTDDQVCKEITAMQVKH; this is translated from the exons ATGAGAAACCCTACTAAGCATACTGGTGTCAGAGAGATTCAAACCAAAGTGGAAAGGATTTCCATTCATAAGGATCTTCAAAAGTTTCTTACATCTATGTTGAAGGAAGTGGATTTCGATGTTTTTCCAGATGTTCAAACATCTTTGGCAAAAGAAACTAACCCTGATGGTGAATCTAGTGAAAAG AAACCTCTTACCATCATCTTGGCTCCTGGAATAGCCAAGAGACTTCAGAGAAGAAAAGGAAAGGATGTGATGTTTGAAGATTATCCTTCTAAGAAGATAAAAAGAAAATCTGGTGGTATGAAAAGCACTCACCCTAGAAGTTCCAAAGGACAATCTCATGTTGGTCCTGCTAGATCATGGAGTAAAGTTGATATTCCTACGAGGAAGAGGAAAGTTGTTTCTTCTAGTGACTCTGAGTTTGAGGTCGAAGAGGATGTCCAGGACATCATTCCTGTGAGAAGATATGCTCCAAAGGAACCATATGTTGTTGTGCCCGAGGCTCCACTGGACAATGTGTCTTTACATTATATGAAAAATGCTGAAAGATGGAAGTATGTTATTCAAAGAAGGATAACTTTGGAGAGGGAATTGGGTAAGGATGCCCTAAAATGTAAGGAGGTTGTGAAGCTTATAGAGGTTGCTGGTTTGATGAAGACTGTCACAAAATTTGGTCTTTGTTATGAAGGTCTAGTCAATGAGTTTGTGGTGACCATTCTTGATGGGTGTGATGATGTGAAGAGTGAAGACTATAGGAAGATGTATGTTAGAGGACATGTTGTAACATTTTCTCCTGCTGTAATCAAGAATTTTATGGGAAAGACTGAAGAACCTCAGGCTGAGCTAGAGGTTACAGATGACCAAGTGTGCAAGGAGATAACTGCCATGCAGGTGAAACACTAG
- the LOC127137215 gene encoding secreted RxLR effector protein 161-like — MEDSIFLCQRKYDKNIVKKFGLENASHKRTPAPTHLKLSKDEKGISVDQSLYRSMILKYVNGTCDYGMLYSHDSNSMLVGYCDDDWVGSVDDRKSTSGVCFFLGNNLISWFNMKQNCVSLSTAEVKYRAVGSSCSQLMWMK; from the coding sequence atggaagactccATCTTTCTTTGTCAAAGAAAATATGACAAGAATATTGTGAAGAAATTTGGATTGGAgaatgctagtcacaaaagaactcctgctcCTACACACTTGAAGTTATCTAAAGATGAAAAGGGCATTAGTGTTGATCAGAGTTTATACAGAAGCATGATTCTAAAGTATGTGAATGGTACATGTGATTATGGAATGTTGTATTCTCATGATTCAAATTCCATGTTAGTGGGGTATTGTGATGATGATTGGGTTGGTAGTGTTGATGACAGGAAGAGTACCTCTGGAGTATGTTTCTTTTTAGGAAACAATTTGATTTCATGGTTCAACATGAaacagaattgtgtatctctatCTACTGCTGAAGTTAAGTACAGAGCAGTAGGTAGCAGCTGCTCTCAACTAATGTGGATGAAATAA